Proteins from a genomic interval of Lacticaseibacillus pabuli:
- the dapB gene encoding 4-hydroxy-tetrahydrodipicolinate reductase has protein sequence MTTVLLAGAFGKMGQRITAMIQASDDLEIVAAFSPVGGTSPDFPVFTKYADIDVQADVWMDMTTPAGAKANGEFALAHGFDTVIGTSGLTADEQQALGNLAQANGQHLLMVPNFSISAVLLMQFAAKAAAYFPDAEVLEYHHEDKLDAPSGTARATAQIIAANRKAKPRTPESDAAARGDRIDGVQVHAVRLPGFNASEEVIFGAPGEALTIRQDSFDRSSFMAGVHLAIASVNGLPDALTIGLDTLL, from the coding sequence ATGACAACAGTATTGCTCGCCGGCGCGTTCGGCAAAATGGGTCAGCGGATTACCGCGATGATTCAGGCCAGTGATGATTTGGAAATCGTCGCCGCATTTAGCCCAGTTGGCGGCACCAGCCCGGATTTTCCGGTATTTACCAAGTATGCAGACATCGATGTGCAGGCAGATGTGTGGATGGACATGACCACTCCCGCCGGCGCAAAGGCTAACGGGGAATTTGCGCTCGCACACGGCTTTGACACCGTCATTGGTACCAGCGGCCTAACCGCTGATGAGCAGCAGGCCCTGGGCAATTTGGCCCAAGCAAACGGGCAGCACTTGCTGATGGTGCCAAACTTCTCCATCTCAGCCGTGCTGTTAATGCAGTTCGCCGCCAAAGCCGCAGCGTACTTCCCAGATGCTGAAGTCCTGGAGTATCACCATGAGGACAAGCTTGACGCACCATCCGGAACTGCGCGAGCAACAGCCCAGATTATCGCGGCCAACCGGAAGGCCAAGCCGCGGACCCCTGAATCCGATGCGGCGGCGCGTGGGGACCGGATTGATGGCGTGCAAGTGCACGCGGTTCGGCTGCCGGGCTTTAATGCCAGCGAGGAAGTCATCTTCGGCGCGCCAGGTGAGGCCCTGACGATTCGCCAGGATTCCTTTGACCGCTCGAGCTTCATGGCGGGCGTGCACCTGGCAATTGCTAGTGTGAACGGCTTGCCAGATGCCCTGACGATTGGTCTGGACACGTTGTTGTAG
- a CDS encoding aminotransferase class I/II-fold pyridoxal phosphate-dependent enzyme, with amino-acid sequence MPELKAALNQLGNTRLAQVQPSAIRAVDQRISPIPGIIKLTLGEPDFAVPEHVKAATQQAIADDVSHYAPSMGYPALRQAVADYLADRFDAHYSSEEVIVTVGATEAIAATLQALFNPGDTLIVPTPTFPLYAAVGRLQGLNVVEVNTAPRFIMTPELLARTLAKHPDAKAMIVNYPGNPTGVTYTHAEVQALAKTVAQTNLLLISDEIYAELTYDEEHLSLGKLLPEQTVLISGLSKSHAMTGYRLGYVAGPAVLTKQIGKMHQYLVTTAPSPIQMGALEALTNGRHDPQVMRAQYQKRRDIVLQGLTAAGFTAAQPGGAFYLFAKMPARFGTDDVALTYRLAEDAKVGLVPGSVFGPGGAGYLRLSYAASEANLKEAVARIQQFCATH; translated from the coding sequence ATGCCTGAGCTAAAAGCAGCACTCAATCAATTAGGCAACACGCGTTTGGCACAGGTGCAACCCTCCGCCATTCGGGCCGTCGATCAGCGGATTTCGCCGATTCCCGGCATCATCAAGTTAACGCTCGGCGAGCCGGATTTTGCGGTGCCCGAGCACGTGAAGGCAGCAACGCAACAGGCCATTGCCGACGACGTTTCCCATTACGCCCCATCGATGGGCTATCCGGCGTTGCGCCAGGCAGTCGCAGATTATTTGGCGGACCGATTCGATGCACATTACAGCAGCGAGGAGGTCATCGTGACGGTCGGTGCGACGGAGGCAATTGCCGCGACGTTGCAGGCTTTATTCAACCCTGGTGACACCTTGATTGTTCCAACGCCGACGTTTCCACTGTACGCGGCAGTTGGGCGGTTGCAGGGCCTGAACGTGGTTGAAGTGAACACGGCGCCGCGGTTCATCATGACGCCAGAGCTACTCGCGCGCACGTTGGCCAAGCACCCCGACGCGAAAGCCATGATTGTGAATTATCCTGGTAATCCAACTGGCGTGACCTACACCCATGCGGAAGTTCAGGCGTTGGCAAAGACGGTGGCGCAGACGAACTTGTTGCTGATCAGCGATGAGATTTATGCGGAACTGACCTACGACGAGGAACACTTGAGTTTGGGCAAGCTATTGCCTGAACAAACCGTGCTCATTTCGGGCCTGAGCAAGTCCCACGCAATGACCGGCTATCGGCTGGGTTACGTGGCCGGACCTGCTGTCCTGACGAAGCAAATCGGTAAGATGCACCAATACTTAGTGACGACCGCGCCCAGTCCCATTCAGATGGGCGCGCTAGAAGCCCTCACGAATGGCCGGCACGACCCGCAAGTGATGCGCGCGCAGTATCAAAAGCGGCGGGACATCGTTCTGCAAGGCCTGACAGCTGCCGGATTCACAGCGGCGCAGCCTGGCGGGGCGTTCTACTTGTTCGCCAAAATGCCGGCGCGTTTTGGCACCGATGACGTGGCGCTGACCTATCGCTTGGCAGAAGATGCCAAAGTCGGGCTGGTCCCTGGGAGTGTCTTTGGTCCCGGCGGCGCGGGCTACCTGCGCCTGTCTTACGCGGCAAGCGAGGCCAATCTCAAAGAAGCCGTCGCCCGCATTCAGCAGTTTTGTGCAACACATTAA